One Polynucleobacter sp. MWH-Spelu-300-X4 genomic window carries:
- a CDS encoding M61 family metallopeptidase gives MNSRHIRYTVDFSDLQGHHFDVCLRIPKSVHLGKPLKLQLPAWIPGSYMLRDFSKHLERLSANAFIKKVDSHTWVTVGAHHDIEVNYSIYAFDTSVRTAYLDQTRGFFNATSLCLQVLDHADKTCELELIQPNLSATKQWQVETTLKPLKTDKHGFGIYQANDYDVLIDHPIALGHFQTVTFQAHGVPHAMVIQGAINEVDKKQLTKDLSAICEAHIAFFEPESKYAPFRQYKFIVNAVGDGYGGLEHRDNTVLLCKRDDLPYPGQAIATHSGYEDFLGLCSHEYFHAWMVKRVKPKAFQPYALDRSNHTSLLWLFEGFTSYYDDLQLFRSGRINFSTYLKRIEKTWNMVLKSPGRHQQSVADSSFDAWTKYYQMDENTPNSGVSYYAKGSLIALGLDLLIRQHTRNKQSLDDVMRHLWQMYQLTEEGMGEHDFDRAIEFILGKSFEKTWHHFRNNYIDGTTDLPLQDWLSKQKVTVTLKKNLAREDADSSKQLLGIKTTTTNGWVKLTHVLNNGLAQLAGLAAGDVLSSIDSERVTPGRADKLFVHLSQKIARGEDVAVAAFRHEAAFIATIEAKHLKDTPLIEQYSLVPAKN, from the coding sequence ATGAATTCACGCCACATACGCTACACCGTAGATTTCAGTGATTTGCAAGGTCATCATTTTGATGTTTGCCTGCGCATTCCAAAATCCGTTCATCTTGGAAAACCACTAAAACTGCAGTTACCCGCCTGGATTCCTGGCAGCTATATGTTGCGTGACTTTTCAAAACATCTAGAACGTTTATCAGCAAACGCTTTCATCAAGAAGGTTGATAGCCATACCTGGGTGACGGTTGGTGCTCATCACGACATTGAAGTCAATTATTCTATTTATGCGTTTGATACTTCTGTTAGAACAGCTTACTTAGATCAAACTCGTGGATTCTTTAATGCCACCAGCTTATGTCTACAGGTGTTAGATCACGCTGATAAAACATGTGAACTAGAACTCATTCAACCAAACTTATCTGCAACAAAACAGTGGCAAGTTGAAACAACGCTTAAACCTTTAAAAACAGATAAGCATGGTTTTGGCATTTATCAAGCCAACGACTACGACGTCCTGATTGATCACCCCATAGCATTAGGTCACTTCCAAACGGTTACCTTTCAAGCGCATGGGGTTCCTCATGCAATGGTGATTCAAGGAGCCATCAATGAGGTAGATAAGAAGCAGCTCACTAAAGATTTAAGTGCGATTTGCGAAGCTCATATTGCTTTTTTTGAACCAGAATCTAAGTACGCTCCATTTAGGCAATATAAATTTATCGTTAATGCTGTGGGGGATGGTTATGGTGGCCTAGAGCACCGTGATAACACCGTCTTGCTATGTAAACGAGATGACTTACCTTATCCAGGCCAAGCAATTGCCACTCACTCAGGTTACGAAGATTTTCTAGGTTTATGTAGCCATGAATATTTCCACGCTTGGATGGTCAAGCGTGTTAAACCCAAAGCATTCCAACCCTATGCTTTAGATCGCAGCAATCACACAAGCTTGCTTTGGTTATTTGAAGGTTTTACAAGTTACTACGATGATCTTCAATTATTCAGAAGTGGTCGAATTAACTTTTCTACCTACTTAAAACGCATTGAGAAAACCTGGAATATGGTCCTGAAATCTCCAGGCCGTCACCAACAAAGTGTTGCTGATAGTTCCTTCGATGCCTGGACTAAGTATTACCAAATGGATGAGAACACTCCAAACTCCGGAGTCAGTTATTACGCTAAAGGATCTCTCATCGCATTAGGACTTGATTTACTGATTCGACAACATACACGCAACAAACAATCACTTGATGATGTGATGCGTCACTTATGGCAGATGTATCAATTAACCGAAGAAGGTATGGGTGAACATGACTTTGATAGAGCCATTGAATTTATCTTAGGTAAGTCTTTTGAAAAAACTTGGCATCACTTTAGAAATAATTATATCGATGGCACCACAGACCTACCACTACAAGATTGGCTATCAAAGCAAAAGGTCACTGTTACCCTCAAGAAAAATTTAGCCCGAGAAGATGCGGACTCTAGCAAGCAATTACTAGGCATCAAAACTACAACAACTAATGGTTGGGTGAAATTAACGCATGTTTTAAACAATGGGTTGGCGCAATTAGCAGGCCTTGCCGCAGGCGATGTTTTATCTAGCATTGATAGCGAACGAGTCACCCCTGGCAGAGCTGATAAATTATTTGTTCATTTATCTCAAAAAATTGCTAGAGGAGAAGATGTTGCCGTTGCTGCATTTAGGCATGAAGCGGCTTTCATCGCCACCATTGAAGCCAAGCATCTTAAAGATACGCCATTAATTGAGCAGTACTCATTAGTGCCAGCAAAAAATTAA
- a CDS encoding uracil-DNA glycosylase: protein MIELSKLLPDDWASLMEAELRSGRFKGLEDKLSTAYTNLGELIQPQPDNIFRALRETPVKNVKVVILGQDPYQTPGLAQGLAFSIPKEIKPGWRAFPSSLRNISKAIALDGYQALAHGDLSHWAQQGVLLLNASLTVQLELAGSHANIGWQEFTDALINELASQKDQIIWLLWGAHAQKKKPLIESAMAKHHKNHLILCASHPSGLSVYKTNEPFIYPGDSHSCGHFKRVNQILEERGKTAIAWNSLN from the coding sequence ATGATCGAGTTATCAAAGTTACTCCCTGATGATTGGGCCTCATTGATGGAGGCTGAATTGCGTAGCGGCCGATTTAAGGGTTTGGAAGACAAGCTCTCTACAGCTTATACAAATTTAGGCGAGTTAATTCAACCTCAACCAGACAATATTTTTAGAGCTCTAAGAGAAACGCCTGTTAAAAATGTCAAAGTAGTAATTCTTGGTCAAGACCCTTATCAAACACCGGGCTTGGCTCAAGGTTTAGCATTTTCAATCCCGAAAGAAATCAAACCAGGTTGGCGCGCATTTCCTAGCTCGCTTAGAAACATCAGTAAAGCAATTGCTTTGGATGGCTATCAAGCGCTCGCTCATGGTGACCTAAGTCACTGGGCACAACAAGGGGTTTTGCTATTAAACGCATCTCTAACAGTTCAGCTAGAGCTTGCGGGATCTCACGCCAATATCGGCTGGCAAGAATTTACCGATGCTCTCATTAACGAACTCGCCTCTCAGAAAGACCAAATCATTTGGCTTTTATGGGGCGCTCATGCACAAAAGAAAAAGCCATTGATTGAATCAGCCATGGCCAAGCATCATAAAAATCATTTAATCCTTTGCGCATCCCACCCATCTGGCCTAAGTGTTTACAAAACAAATGAGCCATTTATTTACCCAGGAGACAGCCATAGCTGTGGACACTTCAAACGCGTCAATCAAATCCTAGAAGAACGCGGTAAAACAGCCATTGCTTGGAATAGCCTCAATTAA
- the prmC gene encoding peptide chain release factor N(5)-glutamine methyltransferase — protein sequence MPCIKELLAASTLDKVDTKVLLAHLIEKHLNWPKSSLISRDTDALPKELIAEWHLLEARRNSGEPVAYILGKKEFYNIELKVAPGVLIPRPETELLVELAIEHIHQEKLTAPRILDLGTGSGAIALAIAKNLADAKVVGIDLSESALAIAKENAQLLGLDQQVSFSQGNWFEALSKIAHGQNDGLFDLIVSNPPYIASGDQHLSEGDLRFEPDTALTDFNDGLSAYRLIIGSAKEYLNKNGLIALEHGYDQSAAVRNLLQEHGFVDIKVHHDLAGIARAASAKLR from the coding sequence ATGCCCTGCATTAAGGAACTTTTAGCAGCATCCACCTTAGATAAGGTGGATACAAAAGTTCTCTTAGCTCATTTAATTGAGAAACATCTGAACTGGCCTAAGAGCTCTTTAATCAGCAGAGATACGGATGCTCTACCCAAAGAGTTAATTGCTGAATGGCATTTGTTAGAAGCTCGCAGGAATAGCGGTGAACCCGTTGCTTATATCCTTGGCAAAAAAGAGTTTTACAACATTGAACTAAAAGTGGCTCCAGGGGTTTTAATTCCAAGACCAGAAACAGAGCTTTTAGTTGAGTTAGCTATTGAACATATTCACCAAGAAAAACTTACTGCGCCACGTATCCTTGATTTAGGTACCGGCAGCGGTGCGATTGCGCTAGCAATTGCTAAAAATCTAGCTGATGCAAAGGTAGTGGGTATTGATTTAAGCGAATCCGCTTTAGCGATTGCCAAAGAAAATGCTCAGTTACTAGGTCTTGATCAACAAGTTAGTTTTTCTCAAGGCAACTGGTTTGAAGCGCTCTCCAAAATTGCTCATGGGCAAAACGATGGCCTATTTGATCTGATTGTGAGCAACCCACCCTATATAGCCTCTGGAGATCAACATCTATCTGAAGGCGACCTTCGTTTTGAACCAGATACCGCCCTAACCGACTTTAACGATGGCTTAAGCGCTTATCGGTTAATTATTGGCTCTGCCAAAGAATATCTGAATAAAAATGGTCTGATTGCTCTAGAACATGGATATGACCAATCAGCAGCAGTCAGAAATTTATTACAAGAGCATGGTTTTGTGGATATAAAAGTCCATCATGACCTTGCGGGTATTGCCCGAGCAGCAAGTGCTAAGCTTCGTTAA
- a CDS encoding DsbC family protein has protein sequence MKKLSRHLFKVIGLSLMGLALTSSVASAQNATEKKVKEEIQKQLGARAKVDAVRATPLSGVYEISIGNDVVYTDSTARYLIQGEIVDLKTGVNLTEQRSNDLNRIRWADLPLNDAVKVVKGKGTRQLAVFVDPNCGFCKKLEKSFQQLDDVTIYNFLIPILSADSLTKSQQIWCSSDKASAWTNWMVNGQALSGKTDCATPLDRNLALAKKWGITGTPAIFFADGSRIAGAVPLAQIEKKLK, from the coding sequence ATGAAAAAACTTAGCCGACATCTCTTCAAAGTAATTGGTCTTTCATTGATGGGGCTAGCATTAACTAGCTCGGTTGCATCTGCGCAAAATGCCACAGAAAAGAAAGTCAAAGAAGAAATTCAAAAACAATTGGGTGCAAGAGCAAAAGTAGATGCTGTGCGCGCAACACCTCTATCGGGTGTTTACGAAATCAGCATTGGCAATGATGTGGTCTACACAGATAGCACTGCGAGATATTTAATTCAAGGAGAGATTGTTGACCTAAAAACGGGCGTTAATCTAACTGAACAACGCAGTAATGATCTCAACCGTATTCGTTGGGCAGATTTACCGTTAAACGATGCAGTCAAAGTAGTTAAAGGTAAAGGCACTCGTCAATTAGCTGTTTTCGTAGACCCTAATTGTGGGTTTTGTAAAAAATTAGAAAAGTCATTTCAGCAACTAGATGATGTGACGATTTACAACTTTTTGATTCCGATTCTATCGGCAGACTCATTAACCAAATCTCAGCAAATCTGGTGTTCTTCCGATAAAGCAAGCGCATGGACGAACTGGATGGTGAATGGTCAAGCGCTATCTGGAAAAACTGATTGCGCCACACCACTCGATCGCAATTTGGCCTTAGCGAAGAAATGGGGCATCACAGGTACTCCAGCAATCTTCTTTGCCGATGGCTCTCGTATTGCTGGCGCCGTACCGCTTGCTCAAATTGAAAAGAAATTGAAATAA
- a CDS encoding YdiU family protein, with protein MEQPGWKFEYSYQKLPSNLFEPAYPRKVKSPKGLIFNEQLASSINLDIDSLMSAAGIDSLSGNTLPKGAVPIAQAYAGHQFGNFTNLGDGRAILLGEHRVSDEKIVDVQLKGAGRTPYSRNGDGLAILGAVLKEYIFSEAMHALGIPTTRTLAVVGTGEYVQRQKLQPGAVMTRIASSHIRIGTFEFACRGDVSTLKELADYAIKRHYPELINIENPYIEFLKKMIDQQAYLVAQWMSVGFVHGVMNTDNISISGETIDYGPCAFIDEYDLRSTFSSIDRRGRYAYGNQSKIMYWNICRFAESLLPLLYPNDIDLSIQVAQDILRTFPNIYEAYWQQVFCKKIGFDSVTANAVQLVSELLEIMHDQRLDFTITFRQLARGTLNHPALQDWVKAWQLELLESNRDLTSTSKLMQVNNPVVIPRNHVVASVIEDVETSGDLKPFLDLLEIIKNPFSEEFSGHTLAFPRPDGVPQTVTYCGT; from the coding sequence ATGGAACAACCAGGATGGAAATTTGAATATAGTTACCAGAAGTTACCGTCAAATCTGTTTGAGCCGGCTTACCCGAGAAAAGTTAAATCTCCTAAGGGATTAATATTCAATGAACAGTTAGCGAGCTCAATCAATCTCGATATTGATAGCTTAATGAGTGCTGCTGGAATAGACAGTCTATCCGGCAATACACTACCTAAAGGGGCTGTTCCTATAGCGCAAGCCTATGCAGGCCATCAGTTCGGTAACTTTACAAACTTAGGAGATGGTCGGGCAATTCTTTTGGGTGAACACCGAGTCTCTGATGAAAAAATTGTGGATGTTCAGTTAAAGGGGGCTGGTCGTACACCTTATTCTCGTAATGGTGATGGGCTTGCAATCTTGGGGGCAGTCCTTAAAGAATATATTTTTAGCGAAGCCATGCATGCTTTGGGAATTCCGACAACCCGCACTTTGGCTGTAGTCGGAACTGGTGAATATGTGCAACGTCAGAAGTTGCAACCAGGGGCAGTGATGACTCGAATTGCATCCAGTCATATTCGAATCGGGACCTTTGAGTTTGCTTGTCGAGGCGATGTTTCGACGCTAAAAGAATTGGCTGACTACGCAATTAAAAGACACTACCCTGAGCTTATAAATATAGAAAATCCTTACATAGAATTTTTGAAAAAAATGATAGATCAGCAAGCCTATTTAGTTGCGCAATGGATGAGTGTTGGGTTCGTCCATGGCGTCATGAATACTGACAATATAAGCATTTCTGGCGAAACGATTGACTATGGCCCGTGCGCATTTATTGATGAGTATGATTTGCGATCAACGTTTAGTTCTATTGATAGACGTGGTCGATATGCTTATGGCAATCAATCGAAAATAATGTACTGGAATATTTGCAGATTTGCTGAGTCTTTGCTGCCGCTTTTATATCCCAATGATATTGATTTATCGATTCAGGTGGCGCAGGACATATTAAGAACATTCCCAAATATTTATGAAGCTTATTGGCAGCAGGTTTTTTGTAAAAAAATAGGTTTTGATTCGGTGACGGCTAATGCGGTGCAGTTAGTGAGTGAGCTATTAGAAATAATGCATGATCAACGGTTGGATTTCACAATCACATTCCGTCAACTAGCCCGCGGAACTTTAAATCACCCTGCGTTGCAAGATTGGGTAAAGGCTTGGCAATTAGAGTTGTTGGAATCTAACCGTGACTTAACGAGCACCTCGAAACTGATGCAGGTAAATAATCCTGTGGTTATTCCTAGAAACCATGTGGTTGCATCGGTAATTGAGGATGTTGAAACTTCAGGGGATTTAAAACCATTTCTAGATTTACTGGAAATAATTAAAAATCCTTTTTCCGAAGAGTTCAGCGGTCACACATTAGCTTTCCCAAGACCTGATGGGGTGCCGCAAACAGTCACTTATTGCGGCACATAG
- the prfA gene encoding peptide chain release factor 1, whose translation MKPSMKAKLEQLDARLAELNSLLVQEEITKDMDQYRKLNREHAEISPVVEQFQAYQQAEADEQAALAMQTDPEMKEFAEEEIKDARARMENMQADLQRLLLPKDPNDDKNIFLEIRAGTGGDESALFAADLFRMYTRYAERQRWQVEVVSASESDLGGYKEVILRVVGQGAFSKLKFESGGHRVQRVPQTETQGRIHTSACTVAVMPEADAISDIEINPADLRIDTFRASGAGGQHINKTDSAVRITHLPTGTVVECQDDRSQHRNREQAMKVLVSRIMDAKRRAAHDKEAETRKSLVGSGDRSDRIRTYNFPQGRITDHRINLTLYKIDAMMDGDIQELLGALAAEHQAELLASLGEN comes from the coding sequence ATGAAACCTAGTATGAAAGCTAAGCTCGAGCAATTAGATGCTCGACTAGCAGAATTGAACTCGCTTTTGGTGCAAGAAGAGATCACCAAAGATATGGATCAATACCGCAAACTTAATCGTGAGCATGCGGAGATATCCCCTGTTGTCGAACAATTCCAGGCTTACCAGCAAGCAGAGGCCGATGAACAAGCCGCACTTGCCATGCAAACTGATCCTGAGATGAAAGAGTTTGCGGAAGAAGAGATTAAAGATGCCCGCGCCCGCATGGAAAACATGCAGGCTGATTTGCAACGCCTACTTTTACCTAAAGATCCCAATGATGACAAAAATATCTTTTTGGAAATTCGTGCGGGGACAGGTGGAGATGAGAGTGCTTTATTTGCGGCAGATCTTTTCAGAATGTATACCCGCTATGCTGAACGTCAACGTTGGCAAGTAGAAGTTGTTAGCGCCTCAGAGTCTGATTTGGGTGGTTATAAAGAAGTTATTTTGCGCGTTGTGGGTCAAGGCGCTTTTTCAAAACTTAAGTTTGAGTCTGGTGGTCATCGCGTTCAACGCGTTCCACAAACAGAGACTCAAGGTCGTATTCATACATCAGCTTGCACGGTAGCGGTCATGCCTGAAGCTGATGCAATTAGTGATATTGAAATCAATCCTGCCGATTTACGAATTGATACTTTTAGAGCTTCAGGTGCTGGCGGTCAGCACATTAATAAAACAGACTCGGCTGTTCGTATTACCCACCTTCCTACTGGAACTGTAGTGGAATGCCAGGATGATCGCAGCCAGCATCGTAATCGTGAGCAAGCCATGAAGGTTTTGGTCTCACGCATTATGGATGCCAAGCGCCGTGCCGCTCACGATAAAGAAGCTGAGACTCGTAAGAGCCTTGTTGGTTCGGGCGATAGAAGCGACCGTATTCGTACCTACAACTTCCCACAAGGTCGCATTACCGATCACCGCATCAACCTAACCCTATACAAGATTGATGCCATGATGGATGGTGATATCCAAGAATTATTAGGTGCTTTAGCGGCGGAACACCAAGCAGAGCTTTTAGCTTCTCTAGGTGAAAATTAA
- the grxD gene encoding Grx4 family monothiol glutaredoxin: MDAQAKIKTIVEGHPVVLFMKGTAQFPQCGFSGRAIQILQACGVNEPYTINVLEDDAIRQGIKEFSNWPTIPQLYVKGEFIGGSDIMTEMYQSGELQQVLAG, encoded by the coding sequence ATGGACGCACAAGCAAAAATTAAAACGATCGTTGAAGGACACCCAGTTGTTCTATTTATGAAGGGCACTGCGCAATTTCCGCAATGCGGCTTCTCAGGTAGAGCCATTCAAATTTTGCAAGCCTGTGGCGTTAATGAGCCGTACACCATTAATGTTTTAGAAGATGATGCCATCCGCCAAGGCATTAAAGAATTTTCCAACTGGCCAACGATTCCTCAGCTCTATGTCAAAGGTGAATTCATCGGTGGTTCAGACATCATGACTGAGATGTATCAAAGCGGCGAATTACAACAAGTTTTAGCAGGCTAA
- the ychF gene encoding redox-regulated ATPase YchF — protein MSLKCGIVGLPNVGKSTLFNALTKAGIAAENYPFCTIEPNVGVVEVPDPRLQKLSEIVKPERILPAVVEFVDIAGLVAGASKGEGLGNQFLANIRETDAITHVVRCFEDGNVIHVAGRVDPISDIGVIDTELALADLGTVDKAYARYSKAAKSGNDKEANALAPLLAKVQAQLNEAKPVRAMGLSDEDLALLKPFCLITAKPVMYVANVKEDGFENNPHLDAVKAHAAKEKAPVVAVCAAIEAEIAELEDDDKKAFLADMGMDEPGLDRVIRAGFNLLGLQTYFTAGVKEVRAWTIHIGDTAPQAAGVIHTDFERGFIRAQTISYEDFITYKGESGAKEAGKMRAEGKEYVVKDGDVLNFLFNV, from the coding sequence ATGTCATTGAAATGCGGCATCGTCGGCCTGCCTAACGTCGGCAAATCAACTTTATTTAACGCGCTTACCAAAGCTGGTATTGCCGCGGAGAATTATCCTTTCTGCACAATTGAGCCTAATGTGGGCGTCGTGGAGGTTCCTGACCCGCGTCTGCAAAAGCTATCTGAGATTGTCAAACCTGAACGCATTCTGCCCGCTGTGGTGGAGTTTGTGGATATCGCTGGTTTGGTGGCCGGAGCTTCCAAGGGTGAGGGTTTGGGAAATCAGTTCCTAGCCAATATCCGCGAAACCGATGCCATTACCCATGTGGTTCGTTGCTTTGAAGATGGCAACGTGATTCACGTAGCGGGTAGGGTGGATCCGATTTCAGATATCGGCGTTATCGATACGGAGTTAGCGCTTGCTGACCTGGGAACAGTTGATAAAGCTTATGCTAGGTATTCAAAAGCGGCTAAATCTGGCAACGATAAAGAAGCCAATGCTTTAGCGCCTTTGTTGGCTAAAGTGCAAGCTCAGTTAAATGAAGCTAAGCCTGTGAGAGCCATGGGCTTGAGTGATGAAGACCTCGCTTTGTTAAAGCCTTTTTGCTTAATCACTGCAAAACCAGTGATGTATGTGGCCAATGTTAAAGAGGATGGTTTTGAAAATAACCCTCATCTGGATGCTGTCAAAGCCCATGCTGCTAAGGAAAAAGCACCAGTGGTGGCTGTTTGTGCCGCTATTGAAGCTGAAATCGCAGAACTGGAAGACGATGATAAGAAGGCGTTCCTTGCTGATATGGGGATGGATGAGCCTGGTCTAGACCGTGTTATTCGTGCTGGTTTTAATTTATTGGGCCTACAGACTTATTTCACGGCCGGTGTTAAAGAGGTTCGCGCTTGGACGATTCATATTGGAGATACGGCCCCACAAGCCGCTGGTGTGATTCATACTGACTTTGAGCGTGGTTTTATTCGTGCGCAAACAATTTCTTATGAAGACTTTATTACCTATAAGGGCGAATCAGGTGCGAAAGAAGCTGGCAAGATGCGCGCTGAAGGTAAAGAGTATGTCGTTAAAGACGGTGATGTCTTGAACTTCTTATTCAACGTTTAA
- a CDS encoding UbiH/UbiF family hydroxylase, translated as MTNYDAIVVGAGIAGKATSLRLAQLGMKILHIAPSFDTGFNSIDQNAWDSRIYALSASTQQLLNDMNVWESMDQSRIQVVSDMRIFGDVSDKNNELHFSAYSATVPQLAWIVESGHIEKTLDMACKFSGNIQRVSDLVADFLVSADSVSVTTQSGQRFEGKLLLAADGAKSPIREKLQIETTSNVYDQTAVVANFKCEKHHQGTACQWFLPNGEILALLPLPDKKLSMVWSARPAHAEKLKNMSGEELCEAILQAHAQMKERTGLLEMMTPPQSFPLRRMKAKRILGPDNNPKVNPRVVLIGDAAHVMHPLAGQGLNLGLRDVATLGNIFKSKEDFRSIDDPVLLRRYERSRHGDTDALLFTTDQLQKLFISESNHLKTVRNFGLKLVNRSAFLKRQLIKKALA; from the coding sequence ATGACGAATTATGACGCTATTGTTGTAGGAGCCGGTATTGCCGGCAAGGCAACTTCGCTACGTTTAGCGCAGTTGGGAATGAAGATTTTACATATTGCCCCAAGCTTTGATACAGGATTTAATTCCATTGATCAAAATGCTTGGGATAGCCGTATTTACGCGCTCTCAGCCAGCACGCAACAATTATTAAACGATATGAATGTGTGGGAATCGATGGACCAGTCACGCATCCAAGTCGTGAGTGATATGCGTATTTTTGGCGATGTCAGTGATAAAAATAATGAGCTTCATTTTTCTGCTTATAGCGCAACAGTTCCTCAATTAGCATGGATTGTGGAATCTGGGCACATTGAAAAAACCTTGGATATGGCTTGTAAATTTTCAGGCAATATCCAAAGAGTCAGTGATTTAGTAGCGGATTTTCTGGTGAGCGCTGATTCGGTGAGTGTTACAACCCAATCCGGTCAACGATTTGAAGGCAAATTGTTGTTAGCCGCTGATGGCGCAAAATCCCCCATCCGTGAAAAGCTTCAAATTGAAACAACTAGCAATGTCTACGATCAAACAGCTGTTGTCGCCAACTTCAAATGTGAAAAACATCACCAAGGCACAGCCTGCCAATGGTTCTTACCTAACGGTGAAATATTGGCGCTACTACCATTGCCAGATAAAAAACTCTCCATGGTTTGGTCAGCAAGACCAGCCCATGCTGAAAAACTAAAAAATATGTCTGGAGAAGAGTTGTGTGAGGCCATCTTGCAAGCTCATGCTCAAATGAAAGAGCGCACAGGTCTTCTAGAAATGATGACACCGCCTCAATCATTCCCACTCAGAAGAATGAAAGCCAAACGTATTTTGGGGCCCGATAACAATCCTAAAGTTAATCCTCGCGTGGTCTTAATTGGAGATGCAGCACACGTGATGCATCCTTTAGCAGGTCAAGGCCTTAACCTGGGGTTACGAGATGTAGCCACCCTAGGAAATATCTTTAAATCCAAAGAGGATTTCCGATCAATTGATGATCCTGTTTTATTAAGACGTTACGAAAGATCGCGCCACGGCGATACCGATGCATTACTGTTCACAACCGATCAATTACAAAAATTATTTATCAGTGAAAGTAATCATCTAAAAACTGTTAGAAATTTTGGCCTGAAACTGGTCAATCGCAGCGCCTTCTTAAAACGACAATTAATTAAAAAAGCGTTAGCCTAA
- the hemA gene encoding glutamyl-tRNA reductase encodes MQILTLGINHHTAPLSVREQVAFAPEMIQPALHHLKDHLANVSETKLPEATILSTCNRTELYCAANDAHSTHEQSVLKNTAIEWLAQSRGIRSDELLPHVYVLPQSQAVRHAFRVACGLDSMVVGETQILGQLKDAVRTADEAGSLGTYLNQLFQKTFQVAKEVRGNTEIGAHSISMAAAAVRLSERIFESVSDQKVLFIGAGEMITLCATHFAARKPKLVAVANRTLERGQELADELAEQGLQTESLRLSDLPTRLHDFDIIVSCTASTLPIIGLGMVENAIKTRKHRPMVMVDLAVPRDIEVEVSRLNDVYLYTVDDLGEIVQTGADSRKAAVGQAEAIIETRVSHFMHWLEGRGTVPLIQDLRQRGDDLRAFEVERAKKLLAKGEDPQAVLDALAQGLTNKFLHGSLHALQHAQGEEREALMKILPGLFRAHHSDK; translated from the coding sequence ATGCAGATTTTGACATTAGGCATTAATCATCACACCGCACCGCTTTCGGTGCGTGAACAGGTTGCTTTCGCACCTGAGATGATTCAGCCTGCCTTGCATCATCTGAAAGATCACCTAGCAAATGTATCAGAAACGAAGTTGCCTGAGGCAACGATTTTGTCGACCTGTAATCGTACTGAGTTGTATTGCGCAGCCAACGATGCTCACTCCACACACGAACAGTCGGTTCTAAAAAATACAGCGATTGAATGGTTAGCCCAATCAAGAGGTATACGTAGCGATGAATTACTGCCTCATGTGTATGTTTTACCTCAATCACAAGCAGTCAGACACGCTTTTAGAGTTGCATGCGGTCTAGACTCGATGGTGGTTGGTGAGACTCAAATTTTGGGTCAATTAAAAGATGCGGTTAGAACAGCTGATGAAGCTGGCTCACTAGGCACTTACCTTAATCAACTTTTTCAAAAAACTTTTCAGGTAGCAAAAGAAGTTCGCGGCAATACAGAAATTGGCGCTCACTCAATTTCCATGGCCGCAGCAGCGGTACGCTTATCTGAAAGAATTTTTGAAAGTGTTTCCGATCAAAAAGTGTTGTTCATTGGCGCTGGTGAAATGATCACTTTATGCGCCACACATTTTGCAGCCCGCAAACCTAAGCTAGTGGCCGTAGCGAATCGCACACTAGAACGCGGACAAGAATTAGCAGATGAACTGGCAGAGCAAGGTTTACAAACCGAGTCACTTCGCCTCTCCGATTTACCAACGCGCCTACATGACTTCGACATCATTGTTTCTTGTACGGCTAGCACCTTGCCAATCATTGGCTTAGGCATGGTTGAAAATGCTATCAAAACACGTAAACATCGCCCTATGGTGATGGTGGATTTAGCGGTACCTCGCGATATTGAAGTGGAGGTTAGCCGCCTAAACGATGTGTATCTTTACACAGTTGATGATTTAGGCGAGATTGTTCAAACGGGTGCCGACTCCCGTAAAGCTGCCGTAGGCCAAGCCGAAGCCATTATTGAGACACGCGTCTCTCACTTTATGCACTGGCTAGAAGGTCGCGGAACAGTACCGTTAATACAAGACTTACGCCAACGCGGTGATGACTTACGCGCTTTTGAAGTCGAACGCGCTAAAAAATTACTCGCTAAAGGGGAAGACCCTCAAGCGGTGTTAGATGCTTTAGCTCAAGGCCTAACCAATAAATTTTTACATGGTTCTTTACATGCACTACAACACGCGCAAGGCGAAGAACGCGAAGCTCTCATGAAAATCCTGCCCGGTTTATTCCGCGCACATCACTCAGATAAATAG